A part of Haloarchaeobius sp. HME9146 genomic DNA contains:
- a CDS encoding RNA-binding domain-containing protein produces MIYSVDVQITAPVNDTEVTDRVADAITNLFPEAEVEEHPGELMATTHQLEHFSERLHEQEILDTARGQFFSNQEGDTFSFDLKKQAAFEGRVNFAVGNPDELGDIHVRVRVTDPSVEEFVDYVAPPTQDGKPIESGDDGQ; encoded by the coding sequence ATGATATACAGCGTCGACGTCCAGATCACGGCACCAGTCAACGACACCGAGGTCACCGACCGCGTGGCCGACGCCATCACGAACCTGTTCCCCGAGGCCGAGGTCGAGGAACACCCCGGCGAACTCATGGCGACGACCCACCAGCTCGAACACTTCTCCGAGCGCCTGCACGAGCAGGAGATCCTCGACACCGCCCGCGGGCAGTTCTTCAGCAACCAGGAGGGAGACACCTTCTCGTTCGATCTGAAGAAACAGGCGGCGTTCGAGGGCCGCGTCAACTTCGCGGTCGGCAACCCCGACGAACTGGGCGACATCCACGTCCGGGTGCGGGTGACCGACCCCAGCGTGGAGGAGTTCGTCGACTACGTCGCCCCGCCGACCCAAGACGGGAAACCGATCGAATCCGGCGACGACGGGCAGTAA
- a CDS encoding HAD family hydrolase codes for MPTAVFFDLDGTVVEFTRDYTAVIEDTLTDHFGSAPEELVETYNEAFYERFMAVEPEPVLGAMKVVCEHAEEPADPEALRETLHGYELAMTHVSDDARALFETLGDRHHLGVLTNGVPEWQRSKLEHHELLPLFDTVVTSYEAEAHKPDPAVFELARERAPDDIDQFVMVGDDYEPDVQGAREAGFRAVHLDRGSEGARVANLGELGSLLSLLG; via the coding sequence ATGCCCACAGCAGTCTTCTTCGACCTCGACGGGACCGTCGTCGAGTTCACCCGCGACTACACCGCGGTCATCGAGGACACCCTCACCGACCACTTCGGCAGTGCACCTGAAGAACTCGTAGAAACGTACAACGAGGCCTTCTACGAGCGGTTCATGGCGGTCGAGCCGGAGCCGGTCCTCGGGGCGATGAAGGTGGTCTGCGAGCACGCGGAAGAGCCGGCCGACCCCGAGGCCCTCCGTGAGACCCTCCACGGGTACGAACTCGCGATGACCCATGTCTCCGACGATGCCAGAGCCCTGTTCGAGACGCTCGGGGACCGCCACCACCTCGGCGTGCTCACGAACGGGGTACCAGAGTGGCAGCGCAGCAAGCTCGAACACCACGAGCTCCTCCCCCTGTTCGACACCGTCGTGACCTCCTACGAGGCCGAGGCGCACAAGCCCGACCCGGCGGTGTTCGAGTTGGCGAGAGAACGCGCCCCCGACGATATCGACCAGTTCGTCATGGTCGGCGACGACTACGAACCGGACGTGCAGGGCGCTCGTGAGGCGGGATTCCGGGCAGTCCACCTCGACCGCGGGAGCGAGGGTGCGCGCGTGGCGAACCTGGGCGAACTGGGGTCGTTGCTGTCGCTGCTGGGCTGA
- a CDS encoding YccF domain-containing protein: MARSFAVRALWFLLVGWWLTFLAINVAWFLNVTVIGLPLGIKLINRVPTILTLKERREIVDPDAEGRSQTGLLVRAVYFLFIGWWLSLLWANVAWAFSASIIGLPIGIIMFNYLPYVTSLYRFDG, from the coding sequence ATGGCTCGCTCGTTCGCCGTCCGTGCGCTCTGGTTCCTCCTCGTCGGCTGGTGGCTCACCTTCCTCGCCATCAACGTCGCGTGGTTCCTGAACGTCACGGTCATTGGCCTCCCGCTGGGTATCAAACTCATCAACCGCGTCCCGACCATCCTCACGCTGAAAGAGCGCCGGGAAATCGTCGACCCCGACGCTGAGGGACGCAGTCAGACCGGCCTGCTGGTCCGGGCAGTGTACTTCCTGTTCATCGGCTGGTGGCTCAGCCTCCTCTGGGCCAACGTCGCGTGGGCCTTCTCGGCCTCCATCATCGGCCTGCCCATCGGCATCATCATGTTCAACTACCTGCCCTACGTCACGTCGCTGTACCGCTTCGACGGGTGA
- a CDS encoding AAA family ATPase — MTVIGTVGLPGSGKGEAANVAREHDIPVVTMGDVIRQECRDRGLDPATHHGEIATALREENGPAAIAERSLPMIREELETSDTVLVDGLRSGVELDAFRDAFGDDFVLVSIEAPFEVRKERLAERGRDKSEDEGGESLEARDERERGFGMDDAMDRADVVIDNTDTLEAFRTKIETLFEDGPEAVQELQS; from the coding sequence ATGACCGTCATCGGCACCGTCGGCCTGCCCGGCAGCGGCAAAGGTGAGGCGGCCAACGTCGCCCGCGAGCACGACATCCCGGTCGTGACGATGGGCGACGTCATCCGCCAGGAGTGTCGCGACCGCGGGCTCGACCCGGCCACGCACCACGGCGAGATCGCCACCGCGCTCCGCGAGGAGAACGGCCCGGCGGCCATCGCGGAGCGCTCGCTCCCGATGATCCGCGAGGAACTGGAGACGAGCGACACCGTGCTCGTCGACGGCCTGCGCTCCGGCGTCGAACTCGACGCCTTCCGGGACGCGTTCGGTGACGACTTCGTCCTCGTCAGCATCGAGGCTCCCTTCGAGGTCCGCAAGGAACGTCTGGCCGAGCGCGGCCGGGACAAGAGCGAGGACGAAGGCGGCGAGAGCCTCGAAGCCCGCGACGAGCGCGAGCGCGGCTTCGGCATGGACGACGCGATGGACCGGGCGGACGTCGTCATCGACAACACCGATACGCTGGAGGCCTTCCGCACCAAGATAGAGACCCTGTTCGAGGACGGACCTGAAGCCGTCCAGGAGCTCCAATCATGA
- a CDS encoding molybdopterin-dependent oxidoreductase — protein MSRQSLAPSPSVVDAGILVAVLAEAVTGLWSLTARPDDGWLFVVHGVVGLALVVLLGLKFWRVWRRVTGKVNRTIAVSILLSVLAVAALVTGVAWTLGGTSPVPGLTLLVIHGYLGALLLPVLLVHLLARFRLPDRETVTERRNALKMGGLLVGGAAVWRLQQGIAKDLVPSRRFTGSREEGTGEGNAFPVTSWVADDPDPVSVEDWRLAVRGAVDTPQEFRYVDLPEPGDGGDAETRALLDCTSGWYSEHDWQGVRVGDLLDAAGADPDAGWVRFRSVTGYRWSLPREEARDALLATHVDGERLSHGHGFPVRLVAPDRRGFQWVKWVEAVEVRDRNDPAQWLATLVSGFD, from the coding sequence ATGTCGCGCCAGTCCCTCGCGCCCTCGCCCAGCGTGGTCGATGCGGGCATCCTCGTCGCGGTCCTCGCGGAGGCCGTCACCGGCCTCTGGAGCCTGACCGCCCGCCCCGACGACGGCTGGCTATTCGTCGTCCACGGGGTCGTGGGGCTGGCACTCGTGGTGCTACTGGGGCTGAAGTTCTGGCGGGTGTGGCGGCGCGTCACTGGCAAGGTGAACCGGACAATCGCTGTCTCCATCCTGCTCTCGGTGCTGGCCGTGGCGGCTCTCGTCACGGGGGTTGCGTGGACCCTCGGCGGGACCTCGCCGGTTCCGGGGCTCACACTGCTGGTCATCCACGGCTACCTCGGGGCACTCCTGCTGCCAGTCCTCCTCGTCCACCTGCTCGCGAGGTTCCGGCTGCCGGACCGCGAGACCGTCACGGAGCGCCGGAACGCCCTGAAGATGGGCGGCCTGCTGGTGGGCGGAGCCGCGGTCTGGCGGCTCCAGCAGGGAATCGCGAAAGACCTCGTTCCGAGCCGACGGTTCACCGGGTCGCGGGAGGAGGGAACCGGGGAGGGCAACGCCTTCCCGGTGACGAGCTGGGTCGCGGACGACCCCGACCCTGTTTCAGTCGAGGACTGGCGGCTGGCGGTCCGCGGGGCGGTCGACACGCCCCAGGAGTTCCGGTATGTGGACCTCCCCGAACCGGGTGACGGTGGCGACGCAGAAACACGCGCCCTGCTCGACTGCACCAGCGGCTGGTACTCCGAGCACGACTGGCAGGGGGTTCGGGTCGGGGACCTCCTCGACGCTGCCGGGGCGGACCCCGATGCCGGCTGGGTTCGTTTCCGGTCCGTCACTGGCTACCGGTGGAGTTTGCCCAGAGAGGAGGCCCGTGACGCCCTGCTGGCGACCCACGTCGACGGCGAGCGCCTGAGCCACGGCCACGGCTTCCCGGTCCGGCTGGTCGCTCCCGACAGGAGAGGGTTCCAGTGGGTGAAGTGGGTCGAGGCGGTCGAGGTCAGGGACAGAAACGACCCGGCGCAGTGGCTCGCGACACTGGTTTCGGGGTTCGATTGA